In the Glycine max cultivar Williams 82 chromosome 6, Glycine_max_v4.0, whole genome shotgun sequence genome, GTGTCATTTTCATGCACATCAGGACCTACCTTGCAAGTATTAGAACTTCAGAAATGGTTTAATGAGGAGCATGCTTTATTTTATAGGAGTCAAAGAATATCTTTTAAATGGTATAACAAACTACTTAGAATTCCCATTAGCAATGCACCATAATTCTCATacataatcaataattttatacagCTACAAGAGTCATACCAGATATAATCCTACATACCGGAGATAGACAAAGACGAAATACCAGCACAACAAAGGTTAACATTTccctttaatttcaaaatgaaggattgccaaaaaaatttaattgtttgtgAGCAAtgtatatacaaaattataaacacaTTTTGTAGAAATCCTCAGGGAAACACTACTTTAATCCAGACCAGAAAGGCATcgctattttattttacttttgctCCACAGTCTGAGCATTTTTGTGTTGAAACTTGGAAGTGGAAATGCACGACCTAAACATGCCCTGTGGCTAGATCATGTAAGCAATCACATACAAATAATGATAAGGGGTGAAGAAATGTAAGAGCAATAGTTGTAAATTCCAATTACCTATTGGAAGAAACCACGTCGAGTTCATAAGCTTCAACAAAAGCAGTGATGATTTCATTTTTCCTAGCGCTAGCTATAAGTAAATCATACTCTGTCGGAATTATAACTGCAAGAAAGTTATCACTTAGTTCACTGAGATAAATCTTCTCAACCGCTGCGAGGGCTATCCTCCGCTTAAGCGAATCAGTCTCAGGGTCAACAATGTAAATCGCAAAATCCGTAATCAACAAAATGCGGCATTTCATCTTCCCTGAACCCGTGAACTTCAAAACTTTATCCGCAAATAGAACAATCTGGTCccctgaaaacaaaaaacatttaagAATTTCACGAATCGCCGCTCTATGGGCTCGCTTTCTTcattaatcaattataataatatatatacatttaagaaaaaagacCATTCAGAATTGTAATGCATTATTGAATTGCAACCACATTCTTAAATTAAATGATGAAAGAcacgaaattaaaattaagagaaagtCATATATATTAACCTTGCTTGTTCAAAAGCTTCATCAAGAAGGGGTGAGAAGGGACGTTGATGTGGTCCCGTTTACGGAGCTTGTCCGGTTCAACCGGAGAGGAATCACCGTCTGGTACGTCGTCGTTTTTGGCATCGTCGATTTGGACCCGCCTCGACATTCTCAACCGTGTTTGCCAAAAAAGAAAGGTTGAGAAGATGGGATGTGGTTACGAGTTGAGATCAATGAGCCAACTCGCCCGCGTTCAACCGTGTGTTGGTCTTGGTCTAGTGAAGTGGACCCCACCCAGCTGGCTCTAGCTCATTACTTCTAGTGCTCTCACTtatgtggatttttttttaattacctgtatacttttatacaaaataattaaaataaatttttaataaaaaagtaagaacACACATCTCCTTGTAAGAAAAATTTACCAAGTCTTCTATCTGTGACCGCCACCTTccgctaaaaaaataaaattaaaattttttcataataatcattattaataaaattatgcatTTATTAGTAAAATTGTCCGTAAAAGCATTGAGCAaagtaaaaattgtaaatactAATACCAATTTCTAC is a window encoding:
- the LOC100810423 gene encoding uncharacterized protein, whose amino-acid sequence is MSRRVQIDDAKNDDVPDGDSSPVEPDKLRKRDHINVPSHPFLMKLLNKQGDQIVLFADKVLKFTGSGKMKCRILLITDFAIYIVDPETDSLKRRIALAAVEKIYLSELSDNFLAVIIPTEYDLLIASARKNEIITAFVEAYELDVVSSNRFEYNAASDLVKEIEFEEVEGGVKTRILRK